A window of Natrinema salaciae genomic DNA:
GACAGCAGGCCAGCGAGGCCGACCTCATCGAGTTCGAAAACGCGGCGTTCCAGGTGTACGAGGCCGACTCCGGCGAGTGGCGCTGGCGGCTCATCGACGAAGACGGCAACGTCCTCGCCGACAGCGGCGAGGAACACACCTCCCGCGGCGAGGCGGCGGAAGCGATGATGACGCTGAAAGAGCAGGCCCCCGACGCCGAACTGCTCGAGATCGAGACCGCGGCGTTCGAACTGTTCGTCAACGAGGACAACGAGTGGGGCTGGCGGCTCATCGACAAGGGCGGGAAGCTCGTCGCCGAAGACCCGACCACGCATCCGACCCGCGATGCGGCTCGCGAGGCGATGAACCGACTGCTCGAGCACCTCGACTCCGACGTGCGGACGATGGATCGGGCGATCTTCCAGACGTACGCGACGGAGGACTGGCACTGGCGGTTCGTCTTGCCGCCGGGCGAGACCGTCGCCGTCGGCGACGAAGCCCATCCGACTCGCGACGAACTGGTCGACAGCCTCGACGACGTGCGCGACGCCGCTGCGACAGCACAACAGTTCACGATCGGTAACGTGTCCGTTCAACTCTACGGCAACGGCGAGAGTCACTTCCGACTGCTCGACCGCGACCGCGAGGAGATCGCCGATTCGAACGTCTCCTACGCCGACCACGACGCGGCGAAGGCCGGCGTCGAGGACCTCCAGCGACACGTAGCCGACGCGCCGATCTTCGCGATCGAGGAGGCCGCGATCAGACTCGACGGCGACGACGAGTGGACCTGGGAGCTCGTCGACCGCGACCGCGAGGTGTTCGCGAACGCGGTCGGCACCGAAGCGACCAAGGACGACCTGCTGGACGCGATCGATACGGTCCGCCAGCTTGCCCCGATGGCCGGCCGCGTCGACTTCGACGTCGCCTCCTTCGAACTCGTCGCCGACGAAGACGACCGCTGGCAGTGGCGGCTCATCGACGAGGACGGCCGGACCGTCGCGACCGGCTCCGAAATGCACGAGACGGCCGAGGCCGCACGCGCGGCGCTCGAGGACGTCCGCGCGCTCATCGAGTCCGCGAGCATCCTCGAGATCGACAGCGTCTCGTTCGAACTGCACACCGCCGAGGACGGCTGGGTCTGGCAGCTGATCGACGAGTACGGCGCGACGATGGCCGAGAGCACCCAGACCTACGAGACCCGGACCGCCGCCCGCGAGGCGATGAACGACGTGAAAGCGCAGGCACCCGAGGGCTGGATCACGTTCACGGAGTAACCGCGACGGCGACTCGAATCGACCGCTGACCGACGCTGTTTTTCGTTTCGTTCGACCGCGCTCCCGCTCGACGCGGGCGATTCGGACCCACCGCGTGTGCGAGGCGTTCCGCGTCCGTCTCGAGTGGCCGCGCGGCGTCCGCTGACGGGTCGGCCCGAGCGCGAGAGGGGAGGACGCGGCGGCGACGGCAGCCCGGCCGATCAGTCCGTGCCGGAGCCACCGCCGGTGTGGGGACGATCAATATCGCTATTTTCGGCGGCGAACGGATGAAAATACTCGCGATAGCTATCGGGGATTCATGTCCATCGAGCGACGTACTCGAGGCATGAAATCGATGCGTCTCGAACTGGAATACGCACCGGAGGCGATCCCGCCGCTCCACGAGGGCATCTGCGAGTCGCCGGCCATCGAGCGCGAGGTGATCGTCGGCGGCCAGGCGGTCGACGGCGTCGAAACGATCACGTCGTTCGTGTACGGCGATCCCGAGGCGTACGAGTCGCTACTGGTCGATCTGGAGGCCGTCTGGGAGTACGACATCACGCCGGCTGACGACGGGTTCTTCTGCTACCTCCGGCGGGAACTCGGTTCCGAGGGTGCCTCGCTGTTGACCGCGCTCTCGCAGGAGACGGTCGTGGTCGTGCCGCCGATCGAGGTCCGATCCGACCGGACGATCCGGCTGACGCTCGTCGGTCACTCGAAGGGGCTGACGGCCGTGGTCGACGAGGTCCCGGCGGGGATGACACTGGACGTCCGCTGGGTGAGCGACGACGTGACGGTCACCGGATCGCCACTCTCCGACCGCCAGTCGGCGGCGCTCCGGGCGGCCAGCGACGTCGGGTTCTACGAGATTCCCCGGCGGGGCGGGATCGAGGCGGTCGCCGACGAGCTCGACTGTGCCGTCTCGACGGCGTCGGAACTCCTCCGACGCGGCGAGGCTACCGCGGTCGACCGCGTGCTCGAGGACGGCCCGTAGGACGGGCCGATCAGTCGCCGTCTCGTTTCGTACAGATCGCCGTGTACGCGGTGCCAGCGAAGTGCGTATCCACGATTTCGCAGTCGTCGAAGACGGCCTCGAGCGATCCCGGGACGTCGCCGTCGGGATTCCAGTTCGCGTACCAGCGGAAGAACCGCCGGATGAGCGGATTCAGCACTCGAACAGGCCCGCTCGGCGCCGGCCGGACGTCGACGACCCCGAGGCGTGCGCCGGGGCCGATCGACCGGTAGATGTGCTCCACAGTGCGGCGAACGTCGGGCATCACGGAGAGCGAAAGCGACGCGAGCGCCGCATCGAACGGCTCCTCGAACTCGACCGTCGTCGCGTCGGCGCGACGCACGCGGACGTTCTCCCAGCCGCGGGCGTCGATCCGGTCTCGTGCGTTCGCGATCATCCCGGGGCTGTAATCGACGGCGACGAGTTCGCCTTCCGCGCCGATCTCGCGTCGGACCGGTTCGAAGTTGACGCCCGGACCGCACCCCACCTCGAGCACGCGGTCCCCCGGTTCGAGGGCCAGCCGATCGATGGCCGCCTCGCGGATCGGTTCGAAGTCCCGCTCGCTCATCCCGTAGCGGTCGCTCCATCGGTCCCAGACCGCCCGACTGCGCTCGAGGTGCGCCTCGTACTCCTCGTCCCGATACTCCGAACTGGACGTCTCCGTCGACGGGCCCTGATCCCGGCGTTCCGTGGCCATAGTTGCAGGTGAACCGACTCGACCGAGTAGCTTTACCCGAAACCTATCGGGGAGTTATGTGTCACCTGTGGCGGTCGCGATCGATGCCGGTCGACTGCGGTCGCCGTGTCCGCCGATCGGCGGCCCCGATCGTCGAAGACGGGCCGAGCTGACGGCCCCGGAGATCGATCGGGCCGCTTTTTATCGACCCAACCCAGTGATCGATCGTGAACGACTACGACACCGTCTCCGCCGACGTCGAACACGAGGACGAGATCCCGGAGGACCATCCCAGATACCAGGACCTGATCACCCGCCACCGGATCGAGGCGGGCGTCGAGAAGGGGATCACCCACCTTCAGGGGATGCACGCCGAGGGACGGGGCAGCGCCTTCGACTACCTGCTGGGCGAGGAGACGATTCCCAGCGCCGACGCGGCCGAACGCGCGGCCGCGGCCCACCTCCTGCTCGCCGACCGCCCCGTACTCTCGATCAACGGCAACGTCGCGGCGCTCGTCCCCAGCGAGATGGTCGCCCTCGCCGACGCCACGGGTGCCGACCTCGAGGTCAACCTCTTCAATCGGACGCCCGAACGGCTCCAGGCGATCGCCGACCACCTCCGCGAGCACGGCGCGGACGAGGTCAAGGGGCTCGAGGCCGACGCGCACATTCCGAACCTCGACCACGAGCGCTCGAAGGTCGACGCCGACGGGATCTACGCGGCCGACGTGGTGCTCGTCCCGCTCGAGGACGGCGACCGGGCCGAGGCCTTAGACGAGATGGACAAAACGGAGATCGTGATCGACCTCAACCCGCTGTCGCGCTCGCCGCAGGTGGCCGACGTACCGATCGTCGACAACATCATCCGCGCCGTGCCGACCATCACCGAGCACGCGCGGGCGTTAGCGGACGCGGACGAGGACGAACTCCGGGCGATCGTCGAGGAGTTCGACCGGGAGCAGGCGCTCGAGGCGGCGGAGGAGCGAATCCGGACGGGAACCACGGACGAGTAGTCGTCGCGGCGCATTCCTGGAAACCCGATCGCATAGCGGTGCGATCGGTTCGATCGGTGTCGTCAGTGCCGTCAGTGCTGTCGGTGCCGTCGGTGCCGTCGGTGCGGTGCTCTATTCAGTGTCGGCGGCCGCCCGTAATCCGTCTACCGTCGCCGTCGAAGGCGAGTTCGCAGTCGTCACAGAGCCACCAGCCGACGACCGGATCGGGGCGGGGGATCACCGCGTCGCACTCGAGACACCGTATCGACCGCCGGTCTCGAGACCCTGTCATTCGGTATCCGCTCCGGTCTCGGGTTCGGGACCCGCCTTGAACTCGGGGTCGTCGCCCTCGTACCGTATCACACAGGGCGGGACCGAACAGCCACAGGGTCTGACGGTTCCGGTATCAGGACCGGTCGCAGTCACGGTCGTGATTGGTCCGCCGCAGACGGGACAGGTGGGGAGCGATGTCGGCTCGTCGCTCTTGTCCGCGTGGGCGTCGTCGCTCGCGCCGGATTCCTCACACATCGGAATCATTGCTCGAGTCCGGCGTCGGCGGTAGGGTTGGTTTTGTCTGGCGATTCGACTGTCGTGCGGGACGTTTATATCCCGGTAGAATGTACGGAATCATGCTTCCGAAACCCTTGTGGGGGTTTGGAAGCCTGTCTCGGGTGTCTTCAGCACCCGGGGCATTTCGTACGCCCCCTGTCGGAGACGAGGCCTCCGGCTTAATCGTCGGAACATTGTTACTTATAACTATTGTTTCCGGTGGTGAATGGATCGGTCACCGTTCATTAGGGGCTCACCTACACCTTAGTGACCCGATCGGAATCACGTCTGTATGGATTCGAAAGACTACGTGATTCTATTCGCACTCGACGTGATTGCGACCGTCGTCGGGATCTTCGTGTACATCGCCATCGGCGGCTCGTTCTGACGGGCGAAGACGCGTCCTGCGACCGCGGCGACAGGGACGACCACGCCCTCCCCAGCCGATTCGTTCGGTCGCTGCACTCCCTCACTCATCCCTCGCGCAGTATCGTCGACTGGCCTCACTGTCGTTCGGCCAGCTGACAGCGCGCGCCACCGCGTACCGGGTGAGTAGTCTCAACGAGGTACCGGTCACCGATACCGAACGACAAATACGGCTCGAGCCCACCGGAACTGAGGGCCTGTGATTCGCTACTGTGGTCGTCTGCGATAGCGTCGCTGGTATTCCCGCTTCCGGCGTTTCTCTCCGGAATCGGGTCGTGGACGGAGTAGCCGTTTCGGAACCCGTTCGAATCCCAACAACTAATCGTTCGCGGGTCGAACCGTCCGCGCATGCCATCGCTCGAGCCTCCGTGTCTGCGATCGGAACACGCCTCGAAGGGCGCAGCGAAGGGTGCGAAAGTAGGCGGCAAGGTCGGCGGCGTCGCCGGACCGGCCGGCGGAGCCGTCGGGGCCGGCGTCGGCGCGGCGGGCGGCTACCTCGCCGGCACCGCACGCGACCGCGTCGAGAGCGTCCTGAAGCCGTTCTGAGCGGCCCCGGGTCGCCGTCCTCGAGGGAGGGCCGATCGCCTTTCAGGAGGTATAAATTCCTCCTCCGGTTTCCCTTCCACATGGACGCCTACGAGTTGCTGACGCGAAACGCCGAGGAGGTCGTCACCGACGAGGAGGTCCGCGACCTCGCCGACGATCCGGCGGGGAAACGCGCCTACGTCGGCTACGAGCCCTCGGGCGTGCTCCACCTCGGCCACCTCCTGACCGCGAACAAACTCATCGACCTCCAGGACGCCGGCATGGAGGTCGTCGTCCTGCTGGCGGACGTCCACGCCTACCTCAACGGGAAAGGCACCTTCGAGGAGATCCGGGACACCGCCGAGCAGATGAAGGCCCAGTTCCTCGCCTACGGCCTCGAGGAGGACAGCACCGAGTTCGTCTACGGCTCGGAGTTCCAGCTCGACGAGGAGTACACGCTCGATCTGCACACCCTCGAACTCGAGACGACGCTCAACCGGGCCCAGCGCGCGATGGCCGAGATCCAGGGCGACGAGACCGCGAAGGTGAGCCACGTCGTCTACCCCCTGATGCAGACCCTGGACATCGAGTACCTCGATCTCGACCTCGCGGTCGGCGGCCTGGACCAGCGGAAGGTCCACATGCTCGCCCGCGAGAAGCTGCCGGATCTCGACTACGACGTCCGGCCGGCGCTCCACACGCCCATCGTCGCCGACCTCACCAGCGGCGAGGGGAAGATGTCCTCGAGCGAGGGGGTCACGATCTCGATGGAGGACTCGACCGCGGACCTCGAAGAGAAGGTCAACTCGGCGTTCTGCCCCCCGACGCGGGACCCCGAGGACGACCTCGAGAACCCCGTCCTCGAGCTCTTCGAGTACCACGTCTTCCCGCGGTTCGAGTCGGTCGTCGTCGAACGCCCGGAGAAGTACGGCGGCGACCTGACCTACGAGGAGTACGAGGCGCTCGCGGCGGACCTCGAATCGGGCGAGCTCCACCCCGCGGACGCGAAGGGAACGCTCGCGACGTATCTCGACGAATTGATCGCGCCGGGCCGCGAGAAGCTGCGCGAGATCCGCGGCTAACCGGCCCGTCCCGCGAGTTCTCGCGCCTCGCGGTCACTCGACGAACACGCGGTCGTCGTCGGTGTCGAGGAGGGTACTGAAGAGCGTCCCTTCGACGGTCCGGAGGTGCTGTGAGAAGGTCGCCGGCGAGATACCGAGTTCGTCGGCGAGTTCGGCGGCCTCGTGTTTGCGCGGCCAGTCGTAGTAGCCGTTCATGTAGGCCGTCAGAAACACTTCTCGCTGCCTGTCGGTGAGCGCACCGATAGCGTCCTGTTTGAAATCGTGGTGCGTAAAGAGCGGCGTCGACCGCTGGCGATCGCGGCAGTCGTCGACGGCGACCGTCGGATGTTCCCGTTCGAACCGGTCGACGAGTTCGGCGGCGTCGCCCCGCGACGAGACCTCCGCGACGACGCGGCCAACTCCGCCGTCCGCTTCGACGAGCCGCGGGATCGCGCCGAAATCGACGACGCTCACCGCGACGCACCGCTCCCGGACGTGAAACCGCAATCGGCCGCCGTCGGCGTGTTGCGCGACGAGAGTCGCGTCGACGCCGTCGTCGTCGAGGGTCTTCAGCACCCGCTCCGGCGGAGCGCCGGCGAGGGTGAAGTACTCGACGAACCCGTCGTCGGAGTGCGGGGCGATCACCTCGAGATCGAGCCGACAGGTATCGGCCCGCGACGCGCCGACGAACGGGTACGATGGATCGCGAACGCGAAACTCCACTTCGACGACGTTTTTGACCCGACGGCCTCCGCGTTCCATGGTGTCCCGTCGCGTCCGCGGCACTGGTCGGTTTTCCATTGGCTAGCAAGCGATATCGTCGCGTTCGGACGCGAACGGGACGGCCGCGATCGCCGTGACGCCGGTTTC
This region includes:
- a CDS encoding helix-turn-helix domain-containing protein, whose product is MKSMRLELEYAPEAIPPLHEGICESPAIEREVIVGGQAVDGVETITSFVYGDPEAYESLLVDLEAVWEYDITPADDGFFCYLRRELGSEGASLLTALSQETVVVVPPIEVRSDRTIRLTLVGHSKGLTAVVDEVPAGMTLDVRWVSDDVTVTGSPLSDRQSAALRAASDVGFYEIPRRGGIEAVADELDCAVSTASELLRRGEATAVDRVLEDGP
- a CDS encoding 4-phosphopantoate--beta-alanine ligase, whose translation is MNDYDTVSADVEHEDEIPEDHPRYQDLITRHRIEAGVEKGITHLQGMHAEGRGSAFDYLLGEETIPSADAAERAAAAHLLLADRPVLSINGNVAALVPSEMVALADATGADLEVNLFNRTPERLQAIADHLREHGADEVKGLEADAHIPNLDHERSKVDADGIYAADVVLVPLEDGDRAEALDEMDKTEIVIDLNPLSRSPQVADVPIVDNIIRAVPTITEHARALADADEDELRAIVEEFDREQALEAAEERIRTGTTDE
- a CDS encoding helix-turn-helix domain-containing protein; protein product: MERGGRRVKNVVEVEFRVRDPSYPFVGASRADTCRLDLEVIAPHSDDGFVEYFTLAGAPPERVLKTLDDDGVDATLVAQHADGGRLRFHVRERCVAVSVVDFGAIPRLVEADGGVGRVVAEVSSRGDAAELVDRFEREHPTVAVDDCRDRQRSTPLFTHHDFKQDAIGALTDRQREVFLTAYMNGYYDWPRKHEAAELADELGISPATFSQHLRTVEGTLFSTLLDTDDDRVFVE
- a CDS encoding tyrosine--tRNA ligase, with the translated sequence MDAYELLTRNAEEVVTDEEVRDLADDPAGKRAYVGYEPSGVLHLGHLLTANKLIDLQDAGMEVVVLLADVHAYLNGKGTFEEIRDTAEQMKAQFLAYGLEEDSTEFVYGSEFQLDEEYTLDLHTLELETTLNRAQRAMAEIQGDETAKVSHVVYPLMQTLDIEYLDLDLAVGGLDQRKVHMLAREKLPDLDYDVRPALHTPIVADLTSGEGKMSSSEGVTISMEDSTADLEEKVNSAFCPPTRDPEDDLENPVLELFEYHVFPRFESVVVERPEKYGGDLTYEEYEALAADLESGELHPADAKGTLATYLDELIAPGREKLREIRG
- a CDS encoding class I SAM-dependent methyltransferase, whose amino-acid sequence is MATERRDQGPSTETSSSEYRDEEYEAHLERSRAVWDRWSDRYGMSERDFEPIREAAIDRLALEPGDRVLEVGCGPGVNFEPVRREIGAEGELVAVDYSPGMIANARDRIDARGWENVRVRRADATTVEFEEPFDAALASLSLSVMPDVRRTVEHIYRSIGPGARLGVVDVRPAPSGPVRVLNPLIRRFFRWYANWNPDGDVPGSLEAVFDDCEIVDTHFAGTAYTAICTKRDGD